In Bradyrhizobium symbiodeficiens, the genomic stretch GCGGGCCGTTTGCCGATCTCCGCCGCACCTTGCGCGACTCTGTCCGCAGCGACGGCGAGATCCTGCGGCTCGGCCACATGAAGCGGCGCCAGCGCCCGCGCAAGATGCTGCTGCTGATCGACGTTTCGGGCTCGATGAAGAGCCGCACCGAAGAGAACTTGAAGCTCGCGCATGCGCTGGTGCAGGCGGCACCCAGTGTCGAGGTCTTCACCTTCGGCACGCGGCTGACCCGCATCACCCGCCCACTGCGGCTGAAGCGCCGCGAGCAGGCCATGAACGCCGCCGCGCATCTGGTCAGCGACTGGGACGGCGGTACCCGCATCGGCGACGCACTTCAAGCTTTCCTCGCCGTGCCCCGCTTCGGCGGCTATGCGCGCGGAGCCGCCGTCGTGATCGTCTCCGACGGACTCGAGCGCGGCGAGACCGACGCACTTCGCGACGCCGTCGCGAAATTGTCGCGGCGGGCCTGGCGCCTGAGCTGGTTGACGCCGCTGGCGACGAGCCCTGGTTTCCGCCCGCAGACCGAAGCGCTCGTCGCGATCGAGCGCTTCGTCGATGACATCGTGGACGGCGGTTCGAGCGCGTCAATCGTCGCCCATATTCTGGCGTTGGGACGAAGGAGAGCAGCGTGACCGGCATTGTCGACGGCCATCATCATATCTGGCGGCAAGCCGATCTGCCCTGGCTGACCGGCCCCATGCAGCCCCGCATCTTCGGCCCGTATGAACCGATCCGTCGCGACTATCCGATTCAGGAATATCTCGATGACCTCGAGGGCGCCGGCGTCACGCGATCGGTCTATGTGCAGACCAACTGGGCCAACGACCGCTTCGAGGACGAGGCGGCCTGGGTGCAACAGACAGCGGACGAGCACGGCTGGCCGCACGCGATCGTCGCCTATGCCGATTTTGCCGTGGACGACGTGCGCCCGCAGCTCGATCGCCTGAAGCGCTATCCACTCGTGCGCGGCGTGCGCATGCAGCTGCACTGGCACGAGAACCCGCTCTACCGCTTTGCGGCCCGGGCGGACCTCTGCGCCGATCCGATGATCCGCCGCAACGTCGCGCGTCTCGCCGACTACGGCTGGAGCTTTGACCTGCAGGTCTTCACTCCGCAGATGCCGGACGCCGCTGCGCTGGCCGAGGCCTGCCCCGACGTGACCTTCATCCTCCAGCATGCCGGCATGCTGGAGGATCTCTCGCCTTCCGGCCGCGCCGCCTGGCGCAGCGGGATGGCCCGGCTCGCCGCCTGCCCGAACGTCGTCTCAAAGCTGTCCGGGCTCGGCACCTTCATCCATCGCAACGATCCCGCGCACATCGCTGCCGTGCTTACCGATACCGTCGCGATCTTCGGCGCCGAGCGCTGCCTGTTCGGCTCCAATTTCCCGATCGAGAAATTGTGGACCAGCTATCGCGAGCTCGTCGGCGCCTTTCGCGCGGCAGCCGCGCCGTTCAGCGCGGAGCAGCAGGACGCCATCTTCAGGACGACCGCGACGCGCGTCTACCGGCTTTGACAAACAAGAAACAGATGAGGGAGGGCAACGAATGGCGCTGGAGATCAAGATCCTGGACTATGGCGATATCGAATTGGAATCGAGCTTTCTGGTGCTCGGCCGCGACTGCGGCCGCACCCGCCGCGTCCTCACCCTCGGCTTCCTGATCCTCGGGGGGAAATATCCGGTCGTGGTCGACACCGGCTACCGCTCCAACCAGATCATGGAGACGCTGGGCATGCGCGGGCTGCAATACCACGAGAACATGATCGAGAACCAGCTCGCGCGCCACGGCGTGCGCATGGGCGACGTCCGCTTCGTCTGCCACACCCATCTGCACATCGACCATGCCGGCAAGGACGATCTGTTCCCGATGAACACGACCGTCGTGCTCAACCGCAAGGAGCTCGAATATTCCGTCTCCGGCCTGATGCATCCGCAATATCCGGCGCCCGACATCAAGCACCTGATCGACCGCCTGCACACCAAGAGCGCGCTACGCTTCCTCGACCTGGAGATCACCGGCCCGATCGAGCTGATGCCCGGCGTCTATTGCGACGCCGCCAACGCGCACACCGAGGGCTCGATGAACGTCATCGTCGAGACCGCCGACGGCATCGCGACGATCTGCGGCGACGTGATCTACGATTTCAACGACCAGATCGTGACGCCCTTCAACGAGATCAACGATTGGGAGCCGCGCACGACAGGCAATCATGGCACCAGCAAGCGCGCCGAGAAGGCCTCGATCAAGAAGCTGCTGAGCAATTCGCGCTATCTGCTGCCGGTGCACGACCGTCCCGCCAAGATCGAAGGCGGCAACGTCGTCGGGCGCCTGCACGATCAGGTCCCCGGACCGATCGTGCAGTCTTTGCCCGCGCGCAACTGGTTCCCGGCCTGAGATGATCTGAGGAATCGACCGATGACCCACGTCACCTTGCGAAGCGAATTCGAAACCCTGGTCGACCCCTACGCGCCGGTCGCGCAGGTCGGCACCGGCTTCGACTTCACGGAGGGGCCGATCTGGCATCCGGTCGATCACTATCTGCTGTTCTCGGACATGCCGGGCGACGTACGCCGTCGCTGGGACGCGCGGCGCGGTGTGGCCGAGGTTAAGCGTCCCTCGAACAAATGCAACGGCATGACCTATGATGCCGAGCTCAATCTGATCGTCTGCGAGCACGCGAGCTCATCGCTGATCCGCGAACGGCCGGATGGGCGGCGCGAGGTACTGGCTTCGCATTTCCAGGGCCAGGAGCTGAACAGCCCGAACGACGTCTGCGTGCACTCCTCCGGCGCGATCTATTTCTCGGACCCCTGGTACGGCCGCATGCCGGTCTATGGCGTCGAGCGGCCGCGCCAGCTCGGCTTCCAGGGCGTCTATCGCGTCGTGCCCGGGGGCGAGCCGAAGCTCGTGGTCGAGCGCAATTTGTTCGACCAGCCGAACGGGCTGTGCTTCTCGCCGGACGAGACGCTGCTATATGTCAACGACACGGTGCAAGCGCTGATCCGCGTCTTCGACGTCAATGCCGACGGTTCGCTGTCGAATGCGCGGGTGTTCGCAAGCGGCATCCGCTCCGAGTTGGAGGCCGGCCTGCCCGACGGCATGAAATGCGACCAGCATGGCAATGTCTGGGTCACCGCGCCTGGCGGAGTCTGGGTCTATTCGCGACACGGCGAACTGCTCGGCAAGGTCCGCGTGCCCGAGATGGTCGCCAACCTCGCCTGGGGCGGACCGGATTTCCGCACGCTGTATCTGACCTCGACGCATTCGGTCTACGCTATTCCGACCAAGGTCGGCCCGCGGCATGAGCCTTATATGAGCGGCCGGAGAAGCGGCGGCGGCCAGGCGGCAAGCGCCTCGCCGGCGGCGCCGATCCTCGCCGATGGCGACATGCGGCTCGATCCGCAGCGCTGTGCCATGATCATCCAGGACCTCCAGAACGACGTCATCATGGATGGCGGCGCCTTCGCCGAGTCCGGCGCGCCGGGACATGCGAAGCAGCAGCATGTCGTCGAGAATGTCCGCCGCCTCGCGGAGACCGCGCGGGCCCGCGGCGTCGCCATCATCCACGTCTGGTTCGTGGTCGAGCCGGGCGCGCCCGGCGTGACGCTGAACGCGCCGCTTTTTGAGGGTCTCGTCGACAGCAAAGCGATGGTGCGCGGCAGCTGGGGCGCGGCGCCCGTTTCCGGCCTCGAACCGCGGCCAGGCGATTTCGTCGTCGAGAAGATGCGGATGAGCGCGTGGGAAGGCACGCGGCTCGAGACAATCCTCAAGGCGACCGGGCGCGACATGATCATCAACACCGGTGCCTGGACCAACATGTCGGTCGAGCACACCGCCCGCACCGGGGCCGACAAGGGTTACTTCATGATCGTGCCCGAAGATTGCTGCTCGACCATGAACGCGGACTGGCACAATGCCTCGATCAACTTCGCCATGCAGAACGTCGCGATCGTCACGAGGGCAGACGCCGTCATCAACGCGCTGAGATGAGCGGTGGCAAAGCTCCTGCACCTCTCCTGCTCACCGCGCGCCGACTCCGAGTCGACCGCCGGCGCGCGCGTCTTTCTTGACGGCTTTCGCCAGGCCCGGCCGGACTGGGACCTCGACGTCATGGACCTCTGGCGGGAGCGGATGCCGGAATTCTCGGGCCCCATCGTCGAGGCCAAATATGCCCGGCTGAACGGGCAAGCGTTCAACGACGCGCAGCGCGACAGCTTTGCCGAGGCCGAGCGCATGGCGCTGCGGTTCTCGTTGGCCGATCGCGTGCTGATCTCGACGCCGATGTGGAACTTCGGCATTCCCTACAAGCTCAAGCAGTGGTTCGACATCATCGTGCAGCCCGGGCTGACGTTCCGGTTCGACCCGTCTCAAGGCTATCTGCCGCTGCTCAAGGACCGGCCGACGCTGGTGATTCTCGCCAGCGGCAGCGACTTTGCCACCGGCATGAACCGCGGCCGCATCGACATGGCGACGCCTTACCTGCGCGACATCCTGCGCTTCATCGGCATCGACAATGTCCGTTTCGTGCCGATCGGGCCAACCACGGGACCGCAGCAGCCGATCGAGGCCGCGCGGGACAGGGCCCATCGACGTCTGGCCGCAATGGCCACGAATTTTTGAGCACCTGGCAACGCCGCGCCGTCTAGGGAGGCCCGATTTCTGCTGAGGCTTGCGCATCCCCTGGTCGGGCTTGGCGATAGACGTGCCCCGGCTCCGCCCACAGGAATGCGGCGAGCGCAGCAGGATTGATTCACCGCAAGAGCACGGAGCGTGGTCCTGATATTCAGGCTTCCAATCAGCAAGGAATGGTCGGATGACGCTGAAGAATTGGTGCGCGGTTCTGGTGATTTCGGCGGGCGCGGTCTCATCCGCGATCGCCCAATCCGACTTCCCGCCCTCCGCGAACAGCAAGCAAGAAGCGCCTCGCCTCGTCGAGGTCATGAGCATGGCCCAACTTCAGCATCTCAAATTGTGGCATGCAGGCAAGGCGGGAAACTGGGACCTCGCCGCGTATGAATTGCGCCAATTGACCAACAGCTTGGCCGAAGCCGCCATTTTCTACCCGGCAATTCCGATTAGCAACGTGACCACGATGAAGGAGCCGCTGCTCTCGATCGCGGACGCGATCGCGGCGGGAGACAATCGCAAGTTCGCCGTTTCCATGCGCGGGCTGACCGACGGCTGCAACGCCTGTCACACTTCAATGGGACGCGGCTTCATTGCGATCTCCGTTCCGACCGGCGGGCAACCGCCCGCCAATCAGATCTTTTCGCCATCCGGAAGCGGCAGGAAGAAATGATGCGGCCGGGCCGAATGATCGCGGCCCCGGCTCTCGTGGCGGCGGGCCAATGATCAGGTGGCGTCTGGATAAATTCGCTCGCGGTGGACTTCCCGGCCGCTCTCATCGATGACGATGACCTGCAGGTCGGGATGGCCTTTCGGCTTCTCTCTGCGCACCTTATCGGCGAGATTCTTGCTGTGCACGATGGCGGCACCATCGCTCACCAGTTCCAGTCCGGACCTGTCCCGGGCGGGTACACCGTCCTTCATGTCGAAATAATATGTGGGCATGAACTCCTTCCCGCGTCTTCACGCGGCTCGTTTGACGCCATCATCCCGGGAAAAAGGAGCTGCCGAGGGTGGGGTGGCCCGCGGCGACCGGAAAATCAAATCATAATGGGACAGCCGGGTCGAAATCTTGACCCGGATCAAATCCGGGACAATCAGGCAGGTCTCAAAGGACCCCATTCTTTGCGTAGGGCAATCGCATATTTCAGCGATTTCGCCATGCTTCGAGACGCCCGCCGCTAGCGGGCCTCAGGACGAGGACCGAGTGCGCGGCACATCAAGCTGCCAGCGCCGTCATGCGGCGACCGGCTTGCTTCCTTCGGAGCGTTTACCTCGCAACGGCGCAAACTGCTCGGATGTCAGGGTCTCATTTGCGATCAACAGTTCGGCGCCGGCATCGAGATCTGCCCGCCGGTGCTGGAGGATCTCCCGGGCGCGGCGGCCTCCCTCCTCGATCAGGTTACGTACGGCGAGATCTATCTCGCGGCCGGTTGCCTCCGCGGCCGCAACGATCTTGTCCTGCGCCGCCACGAGAAAGGCCTGCGGCTTCGACGCATAGGTGCGTTGCCCCACCGTCTCGTCCATACCGTACTTGGTCACCATTTCGATCGCGACTTCGGTCGCACGTTGAAGGTCATCGGCTGCACCGGTCGAGATCGCCCCGTCGAAGATCAGATGCTCCGACGCGCGCCCTCCCATCAGCACCGCGATGCGGTTCTTCAGTTCCTCGACCGTCAGCAGGAACCTGTCTTCGGTCGGACGCTGAATGGTGTATCCGAGCGCGCCGATTCCGCGCGGGACGATGGACACCTTCTGCACGGGATCGACGCCGGGCAGGCTGGCCGCAACGAGGGCATGACCCATCTCGTGATACGCAACCCTGCGCCGTTCGCCCTTGCTGAGTACCCTGCTCTTCTTCTCGATGCCGGCGACGATCCGCTCGATCGCCGTGACGAAATCGTCGAACGTGACCTCCTCGGCGCTCCGTCTGGTCGCCGCGATCGCGGCTTCGTTGATGAGGTTTGCGAGGTCGGCCCCGGTGAAGCCGGTCGTGAGACCAGCCACCTTGTCGAGATCGACGTCTTTGCTGGTGTGAATCTTGGGGGCGTGCACCTTCAGGATCGCAACGCGCCCGATCTTGTCCGGCCGGTCAACCAGCACCTGCCGGTCGAACCGGCCTGCGCGCAGCAGCGCCGGATCCAGGACCTCGGGCCGGTTGGTGGCCGCCAGCAGAATGACGCCGGCGCTCGGGTCGAAGCCGTCGAGCTCGGACAGGAGCTGATTGAGGGTCTGCTCCTTCTCGTCGTAGCCGCCGAACGACTGCGGCCCGCGGCTGCGTCCCAGCGCATCGAGCTCATCGACGAAGATGATGCATGGGGCCGCCTTGCGGGCCTGCTCGAACAGATCCCGAACCCGGGCGGCGCCGACGCCGACGAACATCTCCACGAATTCCGAGCCCGAGATCGAGAAGAACGGGACGCCGGCTTCTCCCGCGACCGCGCGGGCCAGCAAGGTCTTTCCCGTCCCCGGCGGTCCAACGAGCAGGATGCCCTTGGGAACATGCGCTCCCAGGCGACCATAGCTCTTGGGATCCCTGAGGAACGACACCACCTCCTGCAGCTCGAACTTCGCCTCGTCCACCCCGGCGACATCGGCGAAGGTGACCTTGATGTCCTTCTCGACGTAGACCTTTGCGCGGGACTTGCCGATCGACATCAGCCCGCCCAGGCCCTGGGCGCCACCGATCCCGCGGCCCATCCAGAACCAGATCAGGAAGAAGGCGATGACCGGGAAGATCCAGGACAACAATGTCTGCAACGCTCCACCACCGGGAACGCCGGTAACGCTCACGCCCTTCGCCGCGAGCTTTTCGGCCAAGGCCATATCGACCCGGGCGGTGACGAAGGCGGATTTGCCGCCCGGAAGCGGCTCTTTCAATTTCCCCTGGATCGTATCCGAGCCGACGGACACCTCCGTGATCTTGTCCTGGGCGAGCAACTGCTCGAACTGGCTGTAGGGAATGGTTTCGGTCGAACTATACATAGCAAGGCCGAACTGCAGCATGACGAGCAGCAAGCCACCCGCCAAAATGGCAGCCATCGCGAGGCCCGGCTTCCGTGAACCTTGATCGGACTCCAACCTGCTTCTCCCATCGCCATCAGCTGCAGCT encodes the following:
- a CDS encoding FMN-dependent NADH-azoreductase, with the translated sequence MAKLLHLSCSPRADSESTAGARVFLDGFRQARPDWDLDVMDLWRERMPEFSGPIVEAKYARLNGQAFNDAQRDSFAEAERMALRFSLADRVLISTPMWNFGIPYKLKQWFDIIVQPGLTFRFDPSQGYLPLLKDRPTLVILASGSDFATGMNRGRIDMATPYLRDILRFIGIDNVRFVPIGPTTGPQQPIEAARDRAHRRLAAMATNF
- a CDS encoding DUF6894 family protein; amino-acid sequence: MPTYYFDMKDGVPARDRSGLELVSDGAAIVHSKNLADKVRREKPKGHPDLQVIVIDESGREVHRERIYPDAT
- a CDS encoding vWA domain-containing protein; its protein translation is MNTEPQLPRAARIFVAFVPLLRANGFAVAPEQTTTFLAAIELLGPRSIEHIRQAALATLAPPPERRATFDRLFDLHFRGSEAIERTQDGEDDETVRLQEEGRGDEEPLLSDEANESGLTATRSEALVERRFGATSSTDALRRLAREAPRRLPRRRGHRRMRARRGPFADLRRTLRDSVRSDGEILRLGHMKRRQRPRKMLLLIDVSGSMKSRTEENLKLAHALVQAAPSVEVFTFGTRLTRITRPLRLKRREQAMNAAAHLVSDWDGGTRIGDALQAFLAVPRFGGYARGAAVVIVSDGLERGETDALRDAVAKLSRRAWRLSWLTPLATSPGFRPQTEALVAIERFVDDIVDGGSSASIVAHILALGRRRAA
- a CDS encoding isochorismatase family protein; its protein translation is MTHVTLRSEFETLVDPYAPVAQVGTGFDFTEGPIWHPVDHYLLFSDMPGDVRRRWDARRGVAEVKRPSNKCNGMTYDAELNLIVCEHASSSLIRERPDGRREVLASHFQGQELNSPNDVCVHSSGAIYFSDPWYGRMPVYGVERPRQLGFQGVYRVVPGGEPKLVVERNLFDQPNGLCFSPDETLLYVNDTVQALIRVFDVNADGSLSNARVFASGIRSELEAGLPDGMKCDQHGNVWVTAPGGVWVYSRHGELLGKVRVPEMVANLAWGGPDFRTLYLTSTHSVYAIPTKVGPRHEPYMSGRRSGGGQAASASPAAPILADGDMRLDPQRCAMIIQDLQNDVIMDGGAFAESGAPGHAKQQHVVENVRRLAETARARGVAIIHVWFVVEPGAPGVTLNAPLFEGLVDSKAMVRGSWGAAPVSGLEPRPGDFVVEKMRMSAWEGTRLETILKATGRDMIINTGAWTNMSVEHTARTGADKGYFMIVPEDCCSTMNADWHNASINFAMQNVAIVTRADAVINALR
- a CDS encoding N-acyl homoserine lactonase family protein, whose protein sequence is MALEIKILDYGDIELESSFLVLGRDCGRTRRVLTLGFLILGGKYPVVVDTGYRSNQIMETLGMRGLQYHENMIENQLARHGVRMGDVRFVCHTHLHIDHAGKDDLFPMNTTVVLNRKELEYSVSGLMHPQYPAPDIKHLIDRLHTKSALRFLDLEITGPIELMPGVYCDAANAHTEGSMNVIVETADGIATICGDVIYDFNDQIVTPFNEINDWEPRTTGNHGTSKRAEKASIKKLLSNSRYLLPVHDRPAKIEGGNVVGRLHDQVPGPIVQSLPARNWFPA
- a CDS encoding amidohydrolase family protein translates to MTGIVDGHHHIWRQADLPWLTGPMQPRIFGPYEPIRRDYPIQEYLDDLEGAGVTRSVYVQTNWANDRFEDEAAWVQQTADEHGWPHAIVAYADFAVDDVRPQLDRLKRYPLVRGVRMQLHWHENPLYRFAARADLCADPMIRRNVARLADYGWSFDLQVFTPQMPDAAALAEACPDVTFILQHAGMLEDLSPSGRAAWRSGMARLAACPNVVSKLSGLGTFIHRNDPAHIAAVLTDTVAIFGAERCLFGSNFPIEKLWTSYRELVGAFRAAAAPFSAEQQDAIFRTTATRVYRL
- the ftsH gene encoding ATP-dependent zinc metalloprotease FtsH, which encodes MAAILAGGLLLVMLQFGLAMYSSTETIPYSQFEQLLAQDKITEVSVGSDTIQGKLKEPLPGGKSAFVTARVDMALAEKLAAKGVSVTGVPGGGALQTLLSWIFPVIAFFLIWFWMGRGIGGAQGLGGLMSIGKSRAKVYVEKDIKVTFADVAGVDEAKFELQEVVSFLRDPKSYGRLGAHVPKGILLVGPPGTGKTLLARAVAGEAGVPFFSISGSEFVEMFVGVGAARVRDLFEQARKAAPCIIFVDELDALGRSRGPQSFGGYDEKEQTLNQLLSELDGFDPSAGVILLAATNRPEVLDPALLRAGRFDRQVLVDRPDKIGRVAILKVHAPKIHTSKDVDLDKVAGLTTGFTGADLANLINEAAIAATRRSAEEVTFDDFVTAIERIVAGIEKKSRVLSKGERRRVAYHEMGHALVAASLPGVDPVQKVSIVPRGIGALGYTIQRPTEDRFLLTVEELKNRIAVLMGGRASEHLIFDGAISTGAADDLQRATEVAIEMVTKYGMDETVGQRTYASKPQAFLVAAQDKIVAAAEATGREIDLAVRNLIEEGGRRAREILQHRRADLDAGAELLIANETLTSEQFAPLRGKRSEGSKPVAA